One window of the Bacteroidales bacterium genome contains the following:
- a CDS encoding PorP/SprF family type IX secretion system membrane protein — MKKLMYIIGIMGIAVSAYAQDFSLSQPFEAPILLNPANTGLTFPVRTNLNYRQQWRSISKPFTTVIASVDAKLLSQGKTGSSLGLGVIIANDQAGTSKLSTLNASLAIMGKVLLNDMNSLSAGIVGGVMQRKIGDNLTWTDQFDGYQYNPNAGSAEVFDSQKRLAPDVGAGIQWSYGRGAATLSSNDAIGAQLGFAAYHVNMPNTGFQEDADSRYIRMVLHGSFSYGIKNTPFQLNPCGIVQMQGPSRMYFAGMNFKYRLQESSKYTGNLSSRSLNLGTFYRFGDAFITSLQLEWDMFAVGISYDLNLSSLTKASKGRGGTELSLRYLPFKPKKSNSLI, encoded by the coding sequence TGTCTCAGCCATTTGAGGCTCCCATTTTACTTAATCCTGCCAATACAGGGTTAACATTTCCTGTGCGAACAAATTTGAATTATCGTCAGCAATGGCGAAGCATATCAAAGCCTTTTACTACGGTTATTGCTTCTGTCGATGCAAAACTTTTATCACAAGGAAAAACCGGTTCATCATTAGGATTAGGTGTTATTATCGCTAACGATCAAGCTGGTACATCTAAATTAAGCACTCTAAACGCAAGTTTAGCCATAATGGGCAAGGTTTTATTAAATGATATGAATTCTCTATCGGCAGGCATTGTTGGCGGTGTTATGCAACGTAAAATTGGCGATAATCTTACATGGACCGATCAATTTGATGGATATCAGTATAATCCGAATGCTGGAAGTGCCGAAGTATTTGATAGCCAAAAACGCTTAGCTCCTGATGTAGGTGCTGGTATTCAATGGAGTTATGGACGTGGTGCAGCTACTTTATCATCAAACGATGCCATAGGTGCCCAATTGGGTTTTGCTGCTTATCACGTTAATATGCCTAATACAGGTTTTCAGGAAGATGCTGATAGCCGTTATATTCGCATGGTTTTACATGGAAGTTTTTCGTATGGTATTAAAAACACTCCTTTTCAGCTTAATCCATGTGGTATAGTTCAAATGCAAGGTCCATCACGTATGTATTTTGCTGGAATGAATTTTAAATATCGTTTACAAGAATCTTCAAAATATACCGGAAACTTGTCTTCACGTTCGCTTAATTTAGGCACCTTTTATCGATTTGGTGATGCATTTATTACTTCATTACAACTTGAATGGGATATGTTTGCCGTTGGAATCAGCTATGATTTAAATTTGTCATCACTTACAAAGGCTTCAAAGGGACGTGGTGGCACAGAATTATCACTTCGCTATTTGCCATTTAAGCCTAAGAAGTCGAATAGCTTGATATAG